In Mixta intestinalis, the following are encoded in one genomic region:
- a CDS encoding bile acid:sodium symporter family protein → MGIFRLDPMMVKLLIVVLLATFLPAQGIFVPLFDWLTTAAIALLFFMHGAKLSREKIIAGSSHWRLHLWILFSTFVLFPILGLLLVWWHPVNLSDEIYTGFVYLCILPATVQSAIAFTSMAGGNVAAAVCSASASSLLGVFISPLLVNLVMNIHSEMPGNGLEQVGRIMLQLLVPFVLGHLSRRWIGGWVERHRGLIGKTDQSSILLVVYSAFSEAVVNGIWHRVGVMTLVWILAGSILLLAIVLVINLLAARLFGFNRADEITILFCGSKKSLANGVPMANILFPAASVGIIVLPLMIFHQVQLMVCSFIAQRYHKKNEATQDKTTVEIQK, encoded by the coding sequence ATGGGAATTTTTCGCCTCGACCCGATGATGGTCAAACTGCTGATTGTGGTACTGCTCGCCACCTTTTTACCCGCTCAGGGCATATTCGTCCCGCTGTTCGACTGGCTAACCACCGCCGCTATCGCCCTGCTGTTTTTTATGCACGGGGCCAAGCTGTCGCGTGAAAAAATCATTGCGGGCAGCAGCCACTGGCGTCTGCATCTGTGGATTCTGTTCAGCACCTTTGTCCTGTTTCCGATTCTGGGTCTGCTGCTGGTCTGGTGGCATCCGGTTAACCTTAGCGACGAAATTTATACCGGCTTTGTTTATCTCTGCATTCTGCCTGCAACGGTACAGTCCGCCATCGCCTTTACCTCAATGGCGGGCGGTAACGTCGCCGCGGCGGTATGCAGCGCATCCGCTTCCAGCCTGCTCGGGGTATTTATCTCTCCGCTGCTGGTTAATCTGGTAATGAATATTCACAGCGAAATGCCGGGCAACGGACTGGAGCAGGTAGGCCGCATTATGTTGCAGCTGCTGGTGCCTTTTGTGCTGGGGCATCTGTCACGGCGTTGGATCGGCGGCTGGGTGGAACGCCATCGCGGTCTGATCGGTAAAACGGATCAGTCCTCAATTTTGCTGGTGGTCTATTCCGCTTTTAGCGAAGCGGTAGTGAACGGCATCTGGCATCGCGTCGGCGTGATGACGCTGGTCTGGATTCTGGCAGGCAGTATCCTGCTGTTGGCTATCGTACTGGTGATAAATCTACTGGCGGCGCGTCTGTTTGGTTTTAACCGCGCCGATGAGATTACTATTCTGTTCTGTGGATCGAAGAAAAGCCTGGCGAACGGCGTACCGATGGCAAACATTCTGTTTCCTGCCGCTTCGGTGGGCATTATCGTGTTGCCGCTAATGATATTCCATCAGGTACAGCTGATGGTCTGTTCGTTTATCGCCCAGCGTTACCATAAAAAAAATGAGGCCACGCAGGATAAAACCACGGTGGAAATTCAGAAATAG
- a CDS encoding DUF3820 family protein: MDKQQLVEIANTLMPFGKYQGRRLIDLPEPYLLWFARKGEFPAGKLGELMQLTLAIKIEGLESLVQPLKQ; this comes from the coding sequence ATGGATAAGCAGCAGCTGGTGGAGATCGCCAATACCCTGATGCCGTTTGGTAAATATCAGGGACGGCGGCTGATCGATCTGCCGGAGCCTTACCTGCTGTGGTTCGCCCGTAAGGGCGAATTTCCGGCAGGAAAACTGGGAGAGCTGATGCAGCTGACGCTGGCGATTAAAATCGAAGGGCTGGAAAGCCTGGTGCAGCCGCTGAAACAGTAA
- the ligA gene encoding NAD-dependent DNA ligase LigA has translation MESVQDKITELRTTLRHHEYLYHVLDAPEIPDAEYDRLMRELRALEEQHPDLITADSPTQRVGAAPLTAFEQVRHEVPMLSLDNVFDEAGYLAFNKRVQDRLKSSDDITFCCELKLDGLAVSLLYEDGLLVRAATRGDGTTGENITANVRTIRAIPLRLHGDNIPARLEVRGEVFMNQSGFEKLNEEARRTGGKVFANPRNAAAGSLRQLDPRITAKRPLTFFCYGFGLVEGGELPHSHWERLQQFKAWGIPVSDRIRLSHSAEEVLAFYHQVEKERPELGFDIDGVVIKVDSQALQERLGFVARAPRWAVAFKFPAQEQLTTVRDVEFQVGRTGAITPVARLEPVQVAGVMVSNATLHNADEIARLGLRIGDRVVIRRAGDVIPQVVNVVESERGSDTREVVFPSHCPVCGSDVERVEGEAVTRCTGGLICGAQRKEALKHFVSRRAMDVEGMGDKIIDQLVEKEYVKTPADLFRLSAGILTGLDRMGPKSAQNVVDALEKAKATTLPRFLYALGIREVGEATAVNLANHFGTLEKIMDADLEALIAVQDVGKIVATHVRNFMEEESNREVIRQLVEDIGIHWPEITLINVEQLDNPFAGKTVVLTGSLSIMSRDEAKDRLSALGAKVSGSVSKKTDLVIAGEAAGSKLAKAQELGIEVIDEAEMIRLLDASHG, from the coding sequence ATGGAATCCGTACAAGACAAAATTACCGAGCTGCGAACCACGCTTCGTCATCATGAATATCTCTATCACGTGCTGGACGCGCCGGAAATTCCCGATGCGGAATACGATCGCCTGATGCGTGAGCTGCGGGCGCTGGAAGAACAGCATCCCGATCTGATTACGGCGGATTCGCCTACCCAGCGCGTTGGTGCCGCACCGCTGACGGCGTTTGAGCAGGTGCGTCATGAGGTGCCGATGCTGTCGCTCGATAACGTATTCGATGAGGCGGGCTACCTGGCGTTTAACAAGCGCGTGCAGGATCGCCTGAAAAGCAGCGATGATATTACCTTCTGCTGCGAGCTAAAGCTGGATGGGCTGGCAGTCAGCCTGCTGTATGAGGATGGCTTGCTGGTACGCGCCGCTACGCGCGGTGATGGCACCACCGGCGAAAATATTACCGCCAACGTGCGAACTATTCGTGCGATTCCGCTGCGTCTGCATGGCGATAACATCCCGGCTCGCCTGGAAGTGCGCGGCGAAGTGTTTATGAACCAAAGCGGCTTTGAAAAGTTGAACGAAGAAGCGCGCCGCACCGGTGGCAAAGTCTTCGCCAACCCGCGTAACGCGGCGGCGGGATCGCTACGTCAGCTCGATCCGCGCATTACGGCGAAACGCCCGCTTACCTTCTTCTGCTACGGCTTTGGGCTGGTAGAAGGCGGCGAGTTGCCGCATAGCCACTGGGAGCGGCTACAACAGTTTAAAGCCTGGGGAATTCCGGTCAGCGATCGCATTCGTCTTAGCCACAGCGCGGAAGAGGTGCTGGCTTTTTATCATCAGGTAGAAAAGGAACGCCCGGAACTGGGCTTCGATATTGATGGCGTGGTGATCAAGGTAGATTCACAGGCGTTACAGGAACGGTTGGGCTTTGTTGCACGCGCGCCGCGCTGGGCGGTTGCCTTTAAGTTTCCGGCGCAGGAGCAGCTTACCACGGTACGTGACGTTGAGTTTCAGGTAGGGCGCACCGGGGCCATTACGCCGGTTGCGCGACTGGAGCCGGTGCAGGTGGCGGGCGTTATGGTCAGCAATGCGACATTGCACAACGCAGATGAAATTGCCCGCCTGGGGCTGCGCATTGGCGATCGCGTGGTAATTCGCCGTGCGGGTGATGTCATTCCGCAGGTGGTTAACGTGGTGGAGTCGGAGCGCGGCAGCGATACGCGAGAGGTGGTTTTCCCCAGCCATTGTCCGGTATGCGGCTCGGATGTCGAGCGTGTCGAGGGCGAAGCGGTAACGCGCTGTACCGGTGGCCTGATCTGCGGTGCTCAGCGTAAAGAGGCGTTAAAGCATTTCGTTTCACGGCGCGCGATGGATGTTGAAGGAATGGGCGATAAAATTATCGACCAGCTGGTAGAGAAAGAGTATGTCAAAACGCCTGCCGATCTGTTCCGCCTCAGCGCCGGGATACTGACCGGTCTGGATCGAATGGGGCCAAAATCGGCACAGAACGTTGTGGACGCGCTGGAGAAGGCGAAGGCCACTACGCTGCCGCGCTTCCTCTATGCGCTGGGCATCCGTGAAGTTGGCGAAGCGACAGCGGTAAACCTGGCGAACCATTTCGGCACGCTGGAAAAGATCATGGATGCCGATCTGGAGGCGCTGATTGCCGTGCAGGACGTTGGTAAAATCGTGGCGACGCACGTGCGTAACTTTATGGAAGAAGAGAGTAACCGCGAGGTCATTCGTCAGCTGGTTGAGGATATCGGTATTCACTGGCCGGAGATCACCCTGATTAACGTCGAACAGCTGGATAATCCGTTCGCGGGTAAAACCGTGGTGCTGACCGGTTCATTGAGTATTATGTCACGCGACGAGGCTAAAGATCGCCTTAGCGCGCTGGGGGCAAAGGTCAGCGGCAGCGTCTCGAAGAAAACCGATCTGGTGATTGCTGGCGAGGCCGCAGGCTCCAAGCTGGCGAAAGCGCAGGAGCTGGGTATCGAAGTGATTGATGAAGCGGAGATGATCCGCCTGCTGGATGCTTCGCATGGATAA
- the zipA gene encoding cell division protein ZipA, translating into MMQDLRLILIVVGAIAIIALLLHGLWTSRKERSSVFRDRPHKRLKQDDEENLTGDDDSGVGEVRVRRAPAKSSHNEPSFDGFAAEDEEPVPRPVPRKPQTARGGVPVAARPERDPLFDSEPAAEADNETPVIEPQSERQPVAAPRTPQPAAPRQPEEPTIALPEEDNPQWQDEDDEPTLAAPAEESTAPAPAAPREEARRKETVLVLHVAAHAGGTLNGESLLQGILQAGFQFGEMNIFHRHLSPAGSGPVLFSLANMVKPGSFNPDAMGDFTTPGVSIFMMVPSYGDPNQNFKLMLQSAQRIADDVGGVVLDDERRMMTPQKLETYKARIRDVIDANA; encoded by the coding sequence ATGATGCAGGATTTGCGTCTGATATTAATCGTTGTTGGTGCGATCGCCATAATAGCGCTTCTCCTTCACGGCCTGTGGACCAGCCGTAAAGAGCGCTCATCCGTTTTTCGCGATCGCCCGCACAAGCGTTTAAAACAGGATGATGAAGAGAACCTGACCGGGGATGATGATTCCGGCGTGGGCGAGGTACGCGTGCGTCGCGCACCCGCGAAGTCTTCCCATAATGAACCCTCTTTTGATGGCTTTGCCGCAGAGGACGAAGAGCCAGTGCCACGTCCTGTACCGCGTAAGCCGCAAACGGCTCGTGGTGGCGTTCCGGTTGCCGCACGCCCGGAGCGCGATCCGCTGTTTGACAGCGAGCCAGCCGCAGAGGCTGATAACGAGACGCCGGTAATTGAACCACAGAGCGAGCGGCAGCCGGTTGCTGCGCCGCGCACGCCGCAGCCAGCGGCACCGCGTCAGCCTGAAGAACCAACCATAGCGCTGCCGGAAGAAGATAATCCGCAGTGGCAGGATGAGGACGACGAACCGACGCTTGCTGCGCCTGCTGAAGAGTCTACCGCGCCTGCACCCGCTGCGCCGAGAGAAGAAGCGCGTCGTAAAGAGACGGTGCTGGTTCTGCACGTAGCAGCCCATGCTGGCGGTACGCTGAATGGCGAAAGCCTGCTGCAGGGGATTTTGCAGGCGGGCTTCCAGTTCGGTGAAATGAATATTTTCCATCGCCATCTTAGCCCGGCTGGAAGTGGGCCGGTGCTGTTTAGCCTGGCGAACATGGTAAAACCTGGCTCGTTTAACCCGGATGCGATGGGTGATTTCACTACGCCCGGCGTCTCTATCTTTATGATGGTACCGTCCTATGGCGATCCGAACCAAAACTTTAAGCTAATGCTACAGTCGGCGCAGCGCATTGCTGATGATGTCGGCGGCGTTGTGCTGGATGATGAGCGTCGCATGATGACGCCGCAAAAACTGGAAACCTATAAGGCGCGTATTCGCGACGTTATCGACGCTAACGCCTGA
- the cysZ gene encoding sulfate transporter CysZ, with product MTTHPPAAGNGIHYFAQGWKLIRLPGIRRFVLIPLLVNVILLGGAFAWLFHSLGRWIPQLMSHVPEWLQWLSYLLWPLTVLSIVLVFSYFFSTLANWIAAPFCGLLAEQLEGRLTGQPMPDSGWLAMCKDVPRIMKREWQKLAWYLPRALGLLLLYFVPGFGQTVAPVLWFLFSAWTLSIQYCDYPFDNHKVSFPQMRSALRQHKTDNMQFGALVSLFTMIPLLNLAIMPVAVCGATAMWVDRYRHQLGQDTRRRNDIR from the coding sequence ATGACCACCCATCCTCCCGCTGCCGGTAACGGCATCCATTATTTTGCACAGGGCTGGAAATTAATCCGCCTGCCGGGCATTCGCCGCTTCGTCCTTATTCCGTTGCTGGTGAATGTTATCCTGCTTGGCGGTGCCTTTGCCTGGCTATTTCACAGCCTGGGGCGCTGGATACCCCAGCTGATGTCGCACGTACCGGAGTGGTTACAGTGGCTAAGCTATCTGCTCTGGCCGCTGACCGTCCTTTCCATCGTGCTGGTGTTTAGCTATTTCTTTTCTACCCTCGCCAACTGGATCGCCGCCCCCTTTTGCGGGCTGTTGGCGGAACAGCTGGAAGGCCGTCTGACGGGGCAGCCAATGCCGGACAGCGGCTGGCTGGCGATGTGTAAAGACGTTCCGCGCATCATGAAGCGGGAGTGGCAGAAGCTCGCCTGGTATTTACCGCGCGCACTGGGCCTGCTGCTGCTCTACTTTGTTCCCGGTTTCGGCCAGACCGTTGCGCCAGTGCTGTGGTTTCTGTTCAGCGCCTGGACGCTTTCGATTCAATATTGTGATTACCCTTTCGATAATCATAAGGTGAGTTTTCCGCAAATGCGTAGCGCATTGCGCCAGCACAAAACTGACAATATGCAGTTTGGCGCGCTGGTCAGCCTGTTCACTATGATCCCGCTGTTGAATCTGGCGATTATGCCGGTAGCGGTTTGCGGCGCGACGGCAATGTGGGTCGATCGCTATCGTCATCAGTTGGGGCAGGATACGCGGCGGCGTAACGACATACGATAA